From Streptomyces sp. Edi4, one genomic window encodes:
- the pgsA gene encoding phosphatidylinositol phosphate synthase: MLNKYARAFFTRVLTPIAAFLLRRGVSPDAVTLVGTAGVMAGALVFFPRGEFFWGTIVITLFVFSDLVDGNMARQAGISSRWGAFLDSTLDRVADGAIFGGFALWYAGRGDDNILCAVAIFCLASGQVVSYTKARGEAIGLPVAVNGLVERAERLVISLVAAGLAGLHGFGVPGIQVLLPIALWIVAVGSLITLIQRVVTVRRESAEADTAAARSAGEAGA, from the coding sequence ATGCTGAACAAGTACGCGCGTGCATTCTTCACGCGTGTCCTCACGCCGATCGCCGCGTTTCTGCTCCGCCGAGGAGTCAGCCCCGACGCGGTGACCCTCGTCGGCACGGCCGGAGTGATGGCGGGTGCGCTGGTCTTCTTCCCCCGCGGAGAGTTCTTCTGGGGCACGATCGTCATCACCCTGTTCGTCTTCTCGGACCTGGTCGACGGCAACATGGCCCGCCAGGCCGGGATCTCCAGCCGCTGGGGCGCCTTCCTCGACTCCACGCTCGACCGGGTCGCCGACGGCGCGATCTTCGGCGGCTTCGCGCTCTGGTACGCCGGGCGCGGCGACGACAACATTCTGTGCGCGGTCGCCATCTTCTGCCTGGCCAGCGGCCAGGTCGTCTCCTACACCAAGGCGCGCGGCGAGGCGATCGGTCTCCCGGTCGCGGTCAACGGCCTGGTGGAGCGCGCCGAGCGCCTGGTGATCTCGCTGGTCGCCGCGGGCCTCGCGGGACTGCACGGCTTCGGCGTGCCGGGCATCCAGGTGCTGCTGCCCATCGCGCTGTGGATCGTCGCCGTGGGCAGCCTGATCACGCTGATCCAGCGCGTGGTGACGGTCCGCCGTGAGTCCGCCGAGGCGGACACGGCCGCCGCGCGGTCCGCCGGCGAGGCGGGCGCATGA
- a CDS encoding YebC/PmpR family DNA-binding transcriptional regulator produces the protein MSGHSKWATTKHKKAVIDAKRGKLFAKLIKNIEVAARTGGADIDGNPTLFDAVQKAKKQSVPNKNIDSALKRGAGLEAGGADYETIMYEGYGPNGVAVLIECLTDNRNRAASDVRVAMTRNGGSMADPGSVSYLFNRKGVVVLPKGELSEDDVLETVLEAGAEEVNDLGDSFEIISEATDMVAVRTALQEAGIDYDSAEANFVPTMQVELDEDGARKIFKLIDALEDSDDVQNVFANFDVSDEVMEKVDA, from the coding sequence ATGTCCGGCCACTCTAAATGGGCTACGACGAAGCACAAGAAGGCCGTGATCGATGCCAAGCGTGGCAAGCTCTTCGCGAAGCTGATCAAGAACATCGAGGTCGCGGCCCGCACCGGGGGCGCCGACATCGACGGCAACCCGACCCTCTTCGACGCCGTGCAGAAGGCGAAGAAGCAGTCGGTGCCCAACAAGAACATCGACTCCGCGCTCAAGCGCGGCGCCGGTCTCGAAGCGGGCGGCGCCGACTACGAGACGATCATGTACGAGGGTTACGGCCCGAACGGTGTCGCGGTGCTCATCGAGTGCCTCACCGACAACCGCAACCGTGCCGCGTCCGACGTCCGCGTCGCGATGACCCGCAACGGCGGCTCGATGGCCGACCCGGGCTCCGTGTCGTACCTGTTCAACCGCAAGGGCGTCGTCGTCCTGCCCAAGGGTGAGCTCTCCGAGGACGACGTCCTGGAGACCGTGCTGGAGGCGGGCGCCGAGGAGGTCAACGACCTCGGTGACTCCTTCGAGATCATCTCCGAGGCCACCGACATGGTCGCGGTCCGCACGGCGCTCCAGGAGGCCGGCATCGACTACGACTCGGCCGAGGCCAACTTCGTCCCGACCATGCAGGTCGAGCTGGACGAAGACGGCGCGCGGAAGATCTTCAAGCTGATCGACGCGCTGGAGGACAGCGACGACGTGCAGAACGTCTTCGCCAACTTCGACGTCTCCGACGAGGTCATGGAGAAGGTCGACGCCTAG
- the ruvC gene encoding crossover junction endodeoxyribonuclease RuvC codes for MRVLGVDPGLTRCGVGVVEGVAGRPLTMLGVGVVRTPADVELGHRLVAIERGIEEWLDTHRPEFVAVERVFSQHNVRTVMGTAQASAVAMLCASRRGIPVALHTPSEVKAAVTGSGRADKAQVGAMVTRLLRLDAPPRPADAADALALAICHIWRAPALNRLQQAHAQHSVRKVTR; via the coding sequence GTGCGCGTACTGGGGGTGGACCCCGGCCTCACGCGATGTGGCGTGGGCGTCGTCGAGGGGGTCGCGGGCCGGCCGCTCACCATGCTCGGCGTCGGTGTCGTGCGCACACCGGCGGACGTGGAGCTGGGCCACCGGCTCGTCGCCATCGAGCGCGGCATCGAGGAATGGCTGGATACGCACCGGCCCGAATTCGTCGCCGTGGAGCGCGTGTTCAGCCAGCACAACGTGCGTACGGTGATGGGCACCGCCCAGGCGAGCGCGGTCGCCATGCTGTGCGCGTCCCGGCGCGGCATCCCCGTCGCCCTGCACACCCCCAGCGAGGTCAAGGCCGCCGTCACCGGCAGTGGCCGCGCCGACAAGGCCCAGGTCGGCGCGATGGTCACACGCCTGCTGCGGCTCGACGCACCGCCCAGGCCGGCCGACGCCGCGGACGCGCTCGCCCTGGCCATCTGTCACATCTGGCGAGCCCCCGCGCTCAACCGGCTCCAACAGGCCCACGCCCAGCACTCCGTCCGGAAGGTCACCCGATGA
- a CDS encoding glycosyltransferase family 4 protein has protein sequence MKIGIVCPYSWDVPGGVQFHVRDLAEHLIRLGHDVSVLAPADDETPLPPYVVSAGRAVPVPYNGSVARLNFGFLSAARVRRWLHEGTFDVIHIHEPASPSLGLLSCWAAQGPIVATFHTSNPRSRAMIAAYPILQPALEKISARIAVSEYARRTLVEHLGGDAVVIPNGVDVEFFARAEPNKEWQGQTLGFIGRIDEPRKGLPVLMKALPKIFAERPGARLLVAGRGDEEEAVASLPPGLRSRVEFLGMVSDEDKARLLRSVDVYVAPNTGGESFGIILVEALSAGAAVLASDLDAFAQVLDQGEAGDLFANEDAEALASAAVRLLADPGRRAGLSRRGSAHVRRFDWSTVGADILAVYETVTHGAAAVAADERPGFRARFGLARD, from the coding sequence GTGAAGATCGGCATCGTCTGCCCGTACTCCTGGGATGTGCCGGGCGGCGTCCAGTTCCACGTCAGGGACCTGGCGGAGCACCTGATCCGGCTGGGCCACGACGTGTCGGTCCTCGCGCCGGCCGACGACGAGACCCCGCTGCCCCCCTATGTCGTCTCGGCGGGCCGTGCCGTGCCGGTGCCCTACAACGGCTCGGTGGCGCGGCTCAACTTCGGGTTCCTCTCGGCGGCGCGCGTGCGGCGCTGGCTGCACGAGGGCACCTTCGACGTCATCCACATCCACGAGCCCGCCTCGCCCTCGCTCGGCCTGCTCTCGTGCTGGGCCGCGCAGGGCCCCATCGTGGCGACCTTCCACACCTCCAACCCGCGCTCGCGGGCCATGATCGCGGCGTACCCGATCCTCCAGCCGGCCTTGGAGAAGATCAGCGCGCGCATCGCGGTCAGCGAGTACGCGCGCCGCACCCTGGTGGAGCACCTGGGCGGCGACGCGGTGGTCATCCCCAACGGGGTCGACGTCGAATTCTTCGCGCGGGCGGAGCCGAACAAGGAGTGGCAGGGCCAGACCCTCGGCTTCATCGGCCGCATCGACGAGCCCCGCAAGGGCCTGCCGGTCCTGATGAAGGCGCTGCCGAAGATCTTCGCCGAGCGCCCTGGCGCCCGGCTGCTCGTGGCGGGACGGGGCGACGAGGAGGAGGCGGTCGCCTCCCTGCCGCCCGGGCTGCGCTCCCGGGTGGAGTTCCTTGGCATGGTGAGCGACGAGGACAAGGCGCGGTTGCTGCGCAGCGTCGATGTGTACGTCGCGCCCAACACCGGGGGCGAGAGCTTCGGGATCATCCTGGTCGAGGCACTGTCGGCGGGCGCCGCGGTCCTCGCCAGCGACCTGGACGCGTTCGCGCAGGTGCTCGACCAGGGGGAGGCGGGCGATCTGTTCGCCAACGAGGACGCCGAAGCACTGGCGTCGGCCGCGGTGCGGCTGCTCGCCGACCCCGGGCGCCGCGCGGGCCTGAGCCGGCGCGGCTCGGCCCATGTGCGGCGCTTCGACTGGTCGACGGTGGGTGCGGACATCCTCGCGGTGTACGAGACGGTGACGCACGGCGCGGCGGCGGTCGCGGCCGACGAACGCCCGGGCTTCCGGGCCCGCTTCGGCCTGGCCCGCGACTGA
- a CDS encoding phosphatidylinositol mannoside acyltransferase, producing MKDRLSDALYGLGWATVKKLPEPVATGLGRRIADQVWKRRGKSVLRLEANLARVVPDAGPDRLAELSRAGLRSYMRYWMESFRLPAWSKERMRNGFEGEGIHHLVDGLASGRGVVVALPHMGNYDLAGAWVTTRLDTPFTTVAQRLKPETLYDRFVAYREGLGMEVLPHTGGAAFGALARRLRAGGLVCLVADRDLSASGVEVTFFGETARMPAGPALLAQQTGALLLPVTLWYDETPVMKGRVHPPIEVPETGDRAAKTSVMTQALADAFAGGIADHPEDWHMLQRVWLADLEERRA from the coding sequence ATGAAGGACAGGCTGAGCGACGCGCTGTACGGCCTCGGCTGGGCCACGGTCAAAAAACTGCCCGAACCCGTCGCGACCGGTCTTGGCCGGCGCATCGCCGACCAGGTGTGGAAGCGGCGCGGCAAGAGCGTGCTGCGCCTGGAGGCCAACCTGGCGCGCGTCGTCCCCGACGCGGGCCCCGACCGGCTCGCCGAACTCTCCCGGGCCGGCCTGCGCTCGTACATGCGGTACTGGATGGAGTCCTTCCGGCTGCCCGCGTGGAGCAAGGAGCGGATGAGGAACGGGTTCGAGGGCGAGGGCATCCACCACCTCGTCGACGGTCTCGCCTCCGGGCGCGGCGTCGTCGTCGCCCTGCCGCACATGGGCAACTACGACCTCGCGGGCGCCTGGGTCACCACCCGCCTGGACACCCCCTTCACCACGGTCGCCCAACGCCTCAAGCCCGAGACGCTGTACGACCGCTTCGTCGCCTACCGCGAGGGCCTTGGCATGGAGGTGCTGCCGCACACCGGCGGCGCGGCCTTCGGCGCGCTGGCCCGGCGGCTGCGCGCGGGCGGCCTGGTCTGCCTGGTCGCCGACCGCGACCTCTCGGCCTCCGGCGTCGAGGTCACGTTCTTCGGCGAGACCGCCCGCATGCCGGCGGGCCCGGCGCTGCTGGCCCAGCAGACCGGCGCGCTGCTGCTGCCGGTGACGCTCTGGTACGACGAGACGCCCGTCATGAAGGGCCGGGTGCACCCGCCCATCGAGGTGCCCGAGACAGGTGACCGGGCCGCGAAGACGTCCGTCATGACACAGGCGCTGGCGGACGCCTTCGCCGGCGGAATCGCCGACCACCCGGAGGACTGGCACATGCTGCAACGGGTGTGGCTCGCGGATCTGGAGGAACGACGGGCGTGA
- the ruvA gene encoding Holliday junction branch migration protein RuvA has product MIAFVSGPVAALAPDTAVVEVGGIGMALQCTPNTLAELRVGQHTKLATSLVVREDSLTLYGFADDDEKQVFELLQTANGVGPRLAQAVLSVHTPDALRRAFASGDEKALTAVPGIGKKGAQKLLIELKDRLGAPVGSAPAVGAPVTSGWRDQLHAALIGLGYATREADEAVAAVTPQAEASSPPNVGALLKAALQTLNRAR; this is encoded by the coding sequence ATGATCGCCTTCGTCAGCGGCCCGGTCGCCGCCCTCGCTCCCGACACCGCGGTGGTCGAGGTCGGCGGCATCGGCATGGCCCTCCAGTGCACGCCCAACACCCTGGCCGAACTGCGCGTGGGCCAACACACCAAGCTCGCCACGTCGTTGGTCGTGCGGGAGGACTCGCTGACCCTGTACGGCTTCGCCGACGACGACGAGAAGCAGGTGTTCGAACTGCTCCAGACCGCCAACGGCGTCGGCCCCCGGCTCGCCCAGGCCGTCCTGTCCGTGCACACTCCCGACGCGCTGCGCCGCGCCTTCGCCTCCGGTGACGAGAAGGCGCTCACCGCCGTGCCCGGCATCGGCAAGAAGGGCGCCCAGAAGCTCCTCATCGAGCTGAAGGACCGGCTGGGAGCGCCCGTCGGCAGCGCCCCCGCCGTCGGGGCACCCGTCACCTCGGGCTGGCGCGACCAGCTGCACGCCGCCCTCATCGGTCTCGGCTACGCCACGCGCGAGGCCGACGAGGCGGTCGCCGCGGTGACCCCCCAGGCCGAGGCCTCCAGCCCGCCGAACGTGGGCGCGCTGCTCAAGGCCGCCTTGCAGACACTCAACCGCGCCCGCTGA
- a CDS encoding elongation factor G-like protein EF-G2, with the protein MGDKANAHPGAAGRATTAGHPASVRNVVLVGHSGSGKTTLVEALALAAGAVNRAGRVEDGGTVSDHDEIEHRQQRSVQLSLVPIAWDGFKINLLDTPGYADFVGELRAGLRAADAALFVVSAADGMDGSTRMLWEECAAVRMPRAIVVTHLEAARADFDAMTGICAGAFGGDDPDAVLPLYLPAHGAPGPDGHVPVTGLIGLLSQRVFDYSSGERKEIGPDAGQLPLIEQARNRLIEGIIAESEDETLMDRYLSGEDIDFTSLVADLERAVARGTFHPVLAAAPAADGARHGLGTIELLELITGGFPSPLERATPDLTTPEGKPRPAPARTADGPLVAEVIKTSSDPYVGRISLVRVFSGTLRPDETVHVSGHGMAERGHEDHDVEERVGALSSPFGKQQRPLTQCVAGDLACVAKLARAETGDTLSAKDDPLLMAPWAMPDPLLPLAIEAHSKADEDKLSQGLARLVAEDPTMRLEQNPGTHQLVLWCLGEAHRDVALERLRTRYGVQVDVVPHKVSLRETFGARSAGRGRHVKQSGGHGQFAICEIEVEPLPPGSGIEFVDKVVGGSVPRQFIPSVEKGVRSQAAKGVAAGYPLVDVRVTLLDGKAHSVDSSDAAFQTAGALALREAAAEARIHLLEPVAEVQVMVADDYVGPVMSDLSGRRGRVVGTEQAGPGRTLVRAEIPEIEIGRYALDLRSLSHGTGQFSRRYARHEPMPPQLADKMRAQDEGK; encoded by the coding sequence ATGGGCGACAAGGCGAACGCACACCCCGGGGCCGCCGGCAGGGCCACGACGGCCGGCCACCCCGCATCGGTACGGAATGTGGTGCTGGTCGGCCACAGCGGCTCAGGAAAGACCACGCTGGTGGAAGCCCTCGCACTGGCGGCGGGGGCCGTCAACCGCGCGGGCCGGGTCGAGGACGGCGGGACCGTCTCCGACCACGACGAGATCGAGCACCGCCAGCAGCGCTCCGTACAGCTGTCGCTGGTCCCGATCGCCTGGGACGGCTTCAAGATCAACCTACTGGACACCCCCGGATACGCCGACTTCGTCGGGGAACTCAGGGCCGGTCTGCGAGCGGCGGACGCGGCCCTGTTCGTCGTCTCGGCGGCGGACGGCATGGACGGCTCCACCCGGATGCTCTGGGAGGAGTGCGCGGCCGTACGCATGCCGCGGGCCATCGTGGTCACGCACCTTGAGGCGGCCCGCGCCGACTTCGACGCGATGACCGGGATCTGCGCGGGCGCCTTCGGCGGCGACGACCCCGACGCCGTACTCCCGCTCTATCTGCCGGCGCACGGCGCGCCTGGCCCCGACGGGCACGTCCCGGTGACCGGGCTCATCGGCCTGCTCTCGCAGCGGGTGTTCGACTACTCATCGGGTGAGCGCAAGGAGATCGGGCCCGACGCGGGCCAGCTCCCGCTGATCGAACAGGCCCGCAACCGGCTCATCGAGGGGATCATCGCGGAGAGCGAGGACGAAACCCTCATGGACCGCTACCTGAGCGGCGAGGACATCGACTTCACGTCGCTGGTCGCCGATCTGGAGCGAGCCGTGGCGCGCGGCACCTTCCACCCCGTCCTGGCCGCGGCGCCCGCCGCCGACGGCGCCCGGCACGGCCTCGGCACCATCGAACTGCTCGAACTCATCACCGGGGGCTTCCCCTCGCCCCTGGAGCGGGCCACGCCCGACCTCACGACCCCCGAGGGCAAGCCCCGCCCGGCCCCGGCCCGCACCGCCGATGGGCCCCTGGTCGCCGAGGTGATCAAGACCTCGTCCGACCCGTACGTGGGCCGGATCAGTCTGGTACGGGTCTTCTCGGGCACCCTGCGCCCCGACGAGACGGTGCACGTCTCGGGTCACGGCATGGCGGAGCGGGGCCATGAGGACCACGACGTCGAGGAGCGCGTCGGCGCCCTGTCGTCGCCCTTCGGCAAACAGCAGCGCCCCCTCACGCAGTGCGTCGCGGGCGACCTGGCGTGCGTGGCGAAGCTGGCGCGGGCCGAGACCGGCGACACCCTGTCCGCCAAGGACGACCCGCTCCTGATGGCGCCCTGGGCCATGCCCGACCCGCTGCTCCCCCTCGCCATCGAGGCCCACAGCAAGGCCGACGAGGACAAGCTCTCGCAGGGCCTGGCCCGTCTGGTGGCCGAGGACCCGACCATGCGGCTCGAACAGAACCCGGGCACCCACCAGTTGGTGCTGTGGTGCCTGGGTGAGGCACACCGAGACGTCGCCCTGGAGCGCCTGCGCACCAGGTACGGCGTCCAGGTCGACGTCGTGCCGCACAAGGTGTCCCTGCGGGAGACCTTCGGCGCGCGCTCGGCCGGGCGCGGCCGGCACGTCAAACAGTCGGGCGGGCACGGGCAGTTCGCGATCTGCGAGATCGAGGTGGAGCCCCTGCCACCGGGCAGCGGCATCGAGTTCGTCGACAAGGTGGTCGGCGGGTCCGTGCCGCGCCAGTTCATCCCCTCGGTCGAAAAGGGCGTACGGTCCCAGGCCGCCAAGGGTGTGGCCGCGGGCTATCCGCTGGTGGACGTGCGCGTCACACTCCTGGACGGCAAGGCGCACTCGGTGGACTCCTCCGACGCCGCGTTCCAGACCGCCGGGGCGCTCGCCCTGCGCGAGGCGGCCGCCGAGGCCCGCATCCATCTGCTCGAACCGGTCGCGGAGGTCCAGGTCATGGTCGCCGACGACTACGTGGGCCCGGTCATGAGCGACCTGTCGGGACGCCGGGGCCGGGTGGTGGGCACCGAACAGGCGGGACCGGGGCGCACCCTGGTCAGGGCCGAGATCCCCGAGATCGAGATCGGACGCTACGCCCTCGACCTCAGGTCGCTCTCGCACGGCACCGGACAGTTCAGCCGCAGATACGCGCGGCACGAGCCGATGCCACCCCAGCTCGCCGACAAGATGCGCGCACAGGACGAAGGGAAGTGA
- the pdxT gene encoding pyridoxal 5'-phosphate synthase glutaminase subunit PdxT, with the protein MNNPPVIGVLALQGDVREHLIALAAADAVARPVRRPEELAEVDGLVIPGGESTTISKLAALFGMLEPLRERVRAGLPVYGTCAGLIMLADKILDPRSGQETIGGIEMIVRRNAFGRQNESFEATVEVAGVGPVEGVFIRAPWVESVGAGAEVLAEHGGHIVAVRQGNALATSFHPELTGDHRMHALFVDMVRAAG; encoded by the coding sequence ATGAACAACCCCCCCGTCATCGGCGTCCTCGCGCTCCAGGGCGACGTACGGGAGCACTTGATCGCCCTGGCCGCGGCGGACGCCGTGGCCAGGCCGGTCAGGCGCCCCGAAGAACTCGCCGAGGTGGACGGCCTCGTCATCCCCGGCGGCGAGTCCACCACCATCTCCAAGCTGGCCGCCCTGTTCGGCATGCTGGAGCCGCTGCGCGAGCGGGTCCGCGCGGGCCTGCCCGTCTACGGCACCTGCGCCGGCCTGATCATGCTCGCCGACAAGATCCTCGACCCGCGCTCGGGCCAGGAGACCATCGGCGGCATCGAGATGATCGTGCGCCGCAACGCCTTCGGCCGCCAGAACGAGTCGTTCGAGGCGACCGTGGAGGTCGCGGGCGTGGGCCCCGTGGAAGGCGTGTTCATCCGCGCGCCCTGGGTGGAGTCCGTCGGCGCCGGGGCCGAGGTGCTGGCCGAGCACGGCGGCCACATCGTCGCCGTACGCCAGGGCAACGCGCTGGCGACCTCGTTCCACCCCGAACTCACCGGCGACCACCGCATGCACGCGCTCTTCGTCGACATGGTGCGCGCCGCCGGCTGA
- the pdxS gene encoding pyridoxal 5'-phosphate synthase lyase subunit PdxS: MSSTPSSTPHADSPAVGTARVKRGMAEQLKGGVIMDVVNAEQAKIAEDAGAVAVMALERVPADIRKDGGVARMSDPNMIEEIIGAVSIPVMAKSRIGHFVEAQVLQSLGVDYIDESEVLTPADEVNHSDKFAFTTPFVCGATNLGEALRRIAEGAAMIRSKGEAGTGNVVEAVRHLRQIKNEIAKLRGFDNNELYAAAKELRAPYELVKEVSELGKLPVVLFSAGGVATPADAALMRQLGAEGVFVGSGIFKSGDPAKRAAAIVKATTFYDDPKIIADASRNLGEAMVGINCDTLPETERYANRGW; this comes from the coding sequence GTGTCCAGCACCCCTTCCAGCACCCCCCACGCCGACAGCCCCGCCGTCGGCACCGCACGCGTCAAGCGCGGCATGGCCGAGCAGCTCAAGGGCGGTGTGATCATGGACGTGGTCAACGCCGAGCAGGCGAAGATCGCCGAGGACGCGGGCGCCGTCGCCGTCATGGCCCTCGAGCGGGTTCCGGCCGACATCCGCAAGGACGGCGGCGTGGCCCGGATGTCCGACCCGAACATGATCGAGGAGATCATCGGCGCGGTCTCCATCCCGGTGATGGCCAAGTCCCGCATCGGCCACTTCGTCGAGGCCCAGGTCCTTCAGTCGCTCGGCGTGGACTACATCGACGAGTCCGAGGTCCTGACCCCGGCCGACGAGGTCAACCACAGCGACAAGTTCGCCTTCACCACGCCGTTCGTGTGCGGCGCCACCAACCTGGGCGAGGCCCTGCGCCGCATCGCCGAGGGCGCGGCCATGATCCGCTCCAAGGGCGAGGCCGGCACCGGCAACGTGGTCGAGGCCGTCCGCCACCTGCGCCAGATCAAGAACGAGATCGCCAAGCTGCGCGGCTTCGACAACAACGAGCTGTACGCCGCCGCCAAGGAGCTGCGCGCGCCGTACGAGCTCGTCAAGGAAGTCTCCGAGCTCGGCAAGCTCCCGGTCGTGCTGTTCTCCGCAGGTGGCGTGGCCACCCCCGCCGACGCCGCCCTGATGCGCCAGCTCGGCGCCGAGGGCGTCTTCGTGGGTTCGGGCATCTTCAAGTCGGGCGACCCCGCCAAGCGCGCCGCCGCCATCGTGAAGGCCACCACCTTCTACGACGACCCGAAGATCATCGCGGACGCCTCCCGCAACCTCGGCGAGGCCATGGTCGGCATCAACTGCGACACGCTGCCCGAGACCGAGCGCTACGCCAACCGCGGCTGGTAG